A genomic window from Dermacentor silvarum isolate Dsil-2018 chromosome 9, BIME_Dsil_1.4, whole genome shotgun sequence includes:
- the LOC119464028 gene encoding uncharacterized protein LOC119464028, which produces MQSLRELTGLDPHDLTSEEDLVLVRPHEPRPSLEPLPDGVREHRDGAYLRLSRDALVAGHRAGCLGKISAQVAVFAGCPRFCCSRRFREAVAQLCSRAATVVLVHNFNNLWDLLALFPALDTLYLLHDLAVHQQYLTPSAKDDGLPHALANGESGDCASLSPVRTSLRLLYGDCNALRLNHLFLGTGAAFSLAEQCAKLTELEANIVEQATGASPKLPEFDAEAGALRQWSSLVLGCALPTKEVYVSADIVLEVAKRCPVLRHLQIIAATEVAVYSAGAFQVRSANRAAWERIPAQKSLSRGKLCRCFPRSLFCAPQELRSLSALFCSADGSSPKRCRYRAVSAVLSKFSLEALCLRAFSGVSLTGLATSCARLRRLQLVDCELCDLDLLDDAFPQLEELEVSYVPPKGLVRLIAACPNLRSLSILDRGASFCFLREASCPKAGRLTKLEQLALNADRSLRDMGLEERDLRMTVDALPALTRVAVDSYEARLFLRVYAPNLELGWSSCAICAAKFPLWNKELEDPWAHAQKSPDG; this is translated from the exons ATGCAGAGCCTGCGTGAGCTCACGGGCCTGGACCCACACGATCTGACCTCGGAGGAGGACCTGGTGTTGGTCAGGCCCCACGAGCCCCGGCCGTCGCTCGAGCCTCTGCCCGACGGGGTCCGCGAGCACCGCGACGGGGCCTACCTGCGCCTCAGTCGAGACGCGCTGGTAGCAGGACACAGGGCGGGGTGCTTGGGCAAGATCAGCGCCCAG GTCGCGGTGTTCGCGGGCTGCCCCCGCTTCTGCTGCTCCCGTCGCTTTCGGGAGGCAGTGGCGCAGCTGTGCTCCCGCGCCGCCACAGTGGTGCTGGTGCACAACTTCAACAACCTGTGGGACCTTCTCGCCCTGTTCCCGGCGCTGGACACCCTCTACCTGCTGCACGACCTCGCGGTGCACCAGCAGTACTTGACGCCCTCCGCGAAGGACGACGGGCTGCCGCACGCTCTAGCAAATGGCGAGTCGGGTGACTGT GCCTCGCTGTCGCCGGTGCGTACCAGTCTTCGGCTCTTGTACGGTGACTGCAACGCCCTGCGCCTGAACCACCTGTTCCTGGGCACCGGGGCGGCCTTCAGCCTGGCGGAACAATGCGCAAAG cTGACCGAGCTGGAGGCCAACATTGTGGAGCAGGCGACCGGCGCATCACCAAAGCTCCCCGAGTTCGATGCGGAGGCCGGAGCCCTGCGGCAATGGAGCAGCCTGGTGCTGGGCTGCGCGCTACCCACCAAGGAG GTGTACGTGTCGGCGGACATCGTTCTGGAGGTGGCTAAGCGTTGTCCCGTGCTCCGCCACCTGCAGATCATCGCGGCCACCGAGGTGGCCGTCTACAGCGCTGGCGCATTCCAGGTGCGCTCCGCGAACAGGGCCGCATGGGAGC GTATTCCGGCGCAGAAGTCTCTGAGCCGCGGAAA GCTTTGTCGCTGCTTCCCGCGTTCTCTCTTTTGCGCCCCCCAGGAGCTGCGTTCCCTGTCGGCGCTGTTCTGCTCGGCTGACGGCTCGTCGCCGAAAAGGTGTCGCTACCGCGCCGTTTCCGCCGTGCTGTCCAAGTTCTCGCTCGAGGCCCTCTGCTTGCGCGCTTTCTCGGGCGTCAGCCTGACCGGGCTGGCGACCAGCTGTGCCCGACTGCGCCGACTGCAGCTGGTCGACTGCGAACTGTGCGACCTCGACCTGCTCGACGACGCGTTCCCCCAGTTAGAGGAGCTAGAG GTGAGCTACGTGCCGCCCAAGGGTTTGGTGCGGCTGATCGCCGCCTGTCCGAACCTCAGGTCGCTGTCGATCCTGGACCGGGGCGCCTCGTTCTGCTTCCTACGCGAGGCCTCGTGTCCCAAGGCGGGACGCCTGACCAAGCTCGAGCAGCTGGCGCTGAACGCCGACCGGTCGCTGAGAGACATGGGGCTCGAGGAGCGCGACCTGCGCATGACCGTGGATGCCCTGCCCGCCCTGACTCGCGTCGCCGTCGACTCGTACGAGGCGCGCCTCTTCCTGAGAGTGTACGCGCCCAACCTGGAGCTCGGCTGGTCGTCGTGCGCCATCTGCGCGGCCAAGTTCCCGCTGTGGAACAAGGAACTCGAGGACCCGTGGGCGCACGCGCAGAAGTCCCCGGACGGCTGA